In one window of Tenacibaculum mesophilum DNA:
- a CDS encoding cryptochrome/photolyase family protein, which produces MEDKVSIFWFRRDLRLEDNKGLHEALQSGHKVIPLFIFDKDILENLPKNDARVTFIYQTLQQLDKELRKHQSSLIVKKGKPLEVWRELIEEYPIQGVYTNKDYEPYAIKRDKEIADFLTSKGIRFNAFKDQVIFEENEVLKNDGTPYTVFTPYKNKWLQNFSEKKDTQDFTIDFANFYQFLSEFPSLAFIGFEESTIKVKPYNLSSLDSYDEVRDFPSQDKTSYLSPYLRFGLVSTRKMIRFALKTNQTFLSELIWREFFMQILYHFPKVVTQNFKQKYDAVPWRNNEEEFKKWCEGKTGYPMVDAGMRELNETGYMHNRVRMITAGFLCKHLLIDWRWGEAYFAEKLLDYDLSANNGNWQWAAGTGCDAAPYFRVFNPESQLKKFDKDLQYVRKWVKDLDELTYPQPMVEHKFARERAINTYKKALQ; this is translated from the coding sequence ATGGAAGATAAAGTATCTATTTTTTGGTTTCGTCGAGACTTACGTTTAGAAGATAATAAAGGTTTGCATGAAGCGCTACAATCAGGTCATAAGGTAATACCATTATTTATTTTTGATAAAGATATTTTAGAAAACCTTCCTAAAAATGATGCGCGTGTAACGTTTATTTATCAAACGCTACAACAACTTGATAAAGAGTTAAGAAAACATCAATCATCTCTTATAGTTAAAAAAGGAAAACCTCTAGAAGTTTGGAGGGAGCTTATAGAAGAATATCCGATTCAGGGAGTTTACACAAATAAAGATTATGAACCTTACGCCATTAAAAGAGACAAGGAAATAGCTGACTTTTTAACATCAAAAGGAATAAGATTTAATGCTTTTAAAGATCAAGTAATTTTTGAAGAAAACGAAGTTTTGAAAAACGATGGAACTCCATATACAGTTTTCACACCCTATAAAAACAAGTGGTTGCAAAACTTCTCTGAAAAAAAAGATACGCAAGACTTTACGATAGACTTTGCTAATTTTTATCAGTTTTTATCTGAATTTCCATCATTAGCTTTCATAGGTTTTGAAGAAAGTACGATTAAAGTAAAACCATACAACCTATCTAGTTTGGATTCGTATGATGAGGTGAGAGACTTTCCCTCGCAAGATAAAACCTCGTATTTATCACCTTATTTACGTTTTGGATTGGTTAGTACACGAAAAATGATTCGTTTTGCGTTAAAAACCAATCAAACTTTTTTAAGTGAGTTAATTTGGCGTGAGTTTTTTATGCAAATTTTATATCATTTCCCGAAAGTAGTTACTCAGAATTTCAAGCAAAAGTACGATGCTGTTCCTTGGAGAAATAACGAAGAAGAATTTAAAAAATGGTGTGAAGGTAAAACTGGGTACCCTATGGTTGATGCGGGCATGCGAGAGTTAAATGAAACTGGATACATGCATAATAGAGTTCGTATGATTACTGCTGGGTTTTTATGCAAACATTTATTAATAGATTGGCGTTGGGGAGAAGCGTACTTTGCAGAAAAGCTGTTGGATTATGACCTGTCAGCAAATAACGGAAATTGGCAATGGGCTGCAGGTACGGGTTGCGATGCAGCCCCGTATTTTAGAGTGTTTAACCCAGAATCTCAATTAAAAAAGTTTGATAAAGATTTACAGTATGTTAGAAAATGGGTAAAAGACCTTGATGAATTAACTTACCCACAACCTATGGTAGAACACAAGTTTGCGAGAGAACGAGCGATCAATACCTATAAAAAAGCACTGCAATAA
- the alaS gene encoding alanine--tRNA ligase, with amino-acid sequence MKSQDIRAKFLDFFKSKQHEIVPSAPMVLKNDPTLMFTNAGMVPFKEFFLGNSTSKNGRVSDSQKCLRVSGKHNDLEEVGYDTYHHTMFEMLGNWSFGDYFKKEAIAWAWELLTEVYKVDKDILYVTVFEGDESDGTKMDQEAYDIWKQYIAEDRILMGNKKDNFWEMGEQGPCGPCSEIHVDIRSAEEKAKVDGKSLVNEDHPQVVEIWNLVFMQYNRKADGSLVELPAKHIDTGMGFERLCMVLQGVQSNYDTDVFTPLIREIETITGTKYGKDEKIDIAIRVVADHVRAVAFAIADGQLPSNNGAGYVIRRILRRAIRYGFTFLNQKEPFIYKLVETLAYQMGGAFPEIRKQNTLVHNVIKEEETSFLRTLDQGLLLLDQVIATTNGKTVSGKRAFELYDTYGFPLDLTQLIAREKGYEINEEEFNAGMKAQKERSRAASASETGDWVTLLDDDVEEFIGYDILTTNVKLTRYRKVSTKKGGDQYQLVFNMTPFYPEGGGQVGDKGYIESPNGDIIYVLDTKKENNVIIHFAKNLPKNLHETFKAVVNKEHRSLAASNHSATHLLHQALRTILGDHVEQKGSLVSPDYLRFDFSHFSKVDNDQLEAVEEFVNARIRENLPLQEQRNIPMQQAIDEGAVALFGEKYGDSVRTIRFGQSMELCGGTHVQQTGDIWYFKIKSEGAVAAGIRRIEAITNVAVGDYFEDVERNYDAVKQLLKNPKDVAKSVSSLQDENATLKKQVEQLLKDKAKNMKGELKNQLQEVNGVQFLATKVDLDPNSIKNLLFELGGEVNNLFVVFATAPSAEKAMLTCYISKDLANEKGYDAGKVVRELGKLIHGGGGGQNFFATAGGKNPGGIPKALEKAKDYIA; translated from the coding sequence ATGAAATCTCAAGATATTAGAGCTAAATTTTTAGATTTTTTTAAATCAAAACAACACGAAATAGTTCCTTCAGCACCTATGGTGTTAAAGAACGATCCTACTTTAATGTTTACCAACGCTGGTATGGTGCCATTTAAAGAGTTTTTCTTAGGAAACTCAACTTCTAAAAATGGTAGAGTTTCTGATAGCCAAAAATGTTTACGTGTTTCTGGTAAACACAACGATTTGGAAGAGGTTGGTTACGATACTTACCACCACACCATGTTTGAGATGCTAGGTAACTGGAGTTTTGGTGATTATTTTAAGAAAGAAGCTATTGCTTGGGCTTGGGAATTATTAACTGAAGTTTACAAAGTAGATAAAGACATTTTGTATGTAACTGTTTTTGAAGGTGACGAGAGTGACGGTACAAAAATGGATCAAGAGGCTTACGATATTTGGAAACAGTACATTGCTGAAGATCGCATCTTAATGGGTAACAAAAAAGATAACTTCTGGGAAATGGGTGAACAAGGTCCTTGTGGTCCGTGTTCTGAGATTCATGTTGATATTCGTTCTGCTGAAGAAAAAGCTAAGGTTGATGGAAAATCGCTAGTAAACGAAGATCATCCTCAGGTTGTTGAAATCTGGAACTTGGTATTCATGCAATACAATCGTAAAGCAGATGGTTCTCTAGTAGAGCTTCCTGCGAAACATATTGATACCGGTATGGGATTTGAACGTTTATGTATGGTGTTACAAGGTGTTCAATCGAACTACGATACTGATGTATTTACTCCTTTAATTCGTGAGATAGAAACAATTACTGGTACTAAGTACGGAAAAGATGAAAAAATTGATATTGCTATTCGTGTAGTTGCTGATCACGTTCGTGCTGTTGCTTTTGCGATTGCAGATGGTCAGTTACCTAGTAATAATGGTGCGGGTTATGTAATTCGTCGTATTTTACGTCGTGCTATTCGTTACGGATTTACTTTCTTAAACCAAAAAGAGCCTTTTATTTATAAGTTAGTAGAGACTTTAGCATACCAAATGGGAGGTGCATTCCCTGAAATTAGAAAACAAAATACTTTAGTACACAATGTTATTAAGGAAGAAGAAACTTCTTTCTTACGTACATTAGATCAAGGGTTATTATTATTAGATCAAGTTATTGCAACTACTAATGGTAAAACTGTTTCTGGTAAACGTGCTTTTGAATTATATGATACTTACGGATTCCCTCTTGATTTAACGCAGTTAATTGCTCGTGAAAAGGGGTATGAAATTAATGAAGAGGAATTTAATGCTGGTATGAAAGCTCAAAAAGAGCGTTCTCGTGCAGCTTCTGCTAGTGAAACGGGTGATTGGGTTACTTTATTAGATGATGATGTTGAAGAGTTTATCGGTTACGACATATTAACCACTAATGTAAAACTAACTCGCTACAGAAAAGTTAGTACCAAAAAAGGCGGAGACCAATATCAACTGGTATTCAACATGACTCCTTTTTATCCAGAAGGTGGTGGACAGGTTGGTGACAAAGGATATATTGAATCTCCTAATGGTGATATTATTTATGTGCTTGACACCAAAAAAGAGAACAATGTTATCATTCATTTTGCTAAGAATTTACCTAAAAACTTACACGAAACTTTTAAGGCTGTTGTAAATAAAGAACATAGAAGTTTAGCTGCTAGTAATCACTCAGCTACTCACTTATTACACCAAGCGTTACGTACTATTTTAGGAGACCATGTAGAACAAAAAGGTTCATTGGTGAGTCCTGATTATTTACGTTTTGACTTTTCTCACTTTTCTAAAGTAGACAATGATCAACTAGAAGCTGTTGAAGAGTTTGTAAACGCTCGTATTCGTGAAAATCTTCCATTACAAGAGCAAAGAAATATACCAATGCAACAAGCTATTGATGAAGGTGCTGTTGCTTTATTTGGAGAAAAGTATGGAGATAGTGTTCGTACCATCCGTTTTGGACAATCTATGGAATTATGTGGAGGTACGCACGTACAACAAACAGGTGATATTTGGTATTTCAAAATAAAATCGGAAGGTGCTGTTGCTGCTGGAATTAGAAGAATCGAAGCAATTACTAATGTAGCTGTTGGCGATTACTTTGAAGATGTTGAGCGCAACTACGATGCAGTAAAACAGTTATTGAAAAACCCTAAAGACGTTGCTAAATCAGTAAGTAGTTTACAAGATGAAAATGCTACTTTAAAAAAGCAAGTTGAGCAACTATTAAAAGATAAAGCTAAAAACATGAAAGGCGAACTTAAAAACCAATTACAAGAGGTAAATGGAGTTCAGTTTTTAGCAACTAAAGTAGATTTAGATCCTAACAGCATTAAAAACTTATTATTTGAGTTAGGAGGAGAAGTTAACAATTTATTTGTGGTATTTGCTACCGCTCCTTCTGCTGAAAAAGCAATGTTAACGTGTTATATTTCTAAAGATTTGGCTAATGAAAAAGGCTATGATGCTGGAAAGGTAGTTAGAGAATTAGGAAAGCTAATCCACGGTGGTGGTGGTGGACAAAATTTCTTCGCAACCGCTGGTGGTAAAAACCCTGGAGGAATTCCAAAGGCATTAGAGAAAGCAAAAGACTATATTGCTTAA
- a CDS encoding M23 family metallopeptidase — MAKVKYYYDPDTLSYRKIEVKRSEKYKKTILGLLSFLLIAFFGFIGFSQFLMSPKERAQKRELENLKLHYELLSKKMEESAQILTDLQERDNNIYRTYFEASPIPEEQRKAGFGGVNRYKHLDGFDNSSMVKKVTKELDILSKQMVVQSKSLDEIVELAKEKEKMLASIPAIQPVKNQDLKRMASGYGMRLHPILKSWRMHNGMDFTAPTGTPIFASGNGIVKKAHRSSTFGKVVYINHGYGYETVYAHMSKILAKKGQKVKRGDLIGYVGNTGRSAAPHLHYEVHKNGRPVNPIYYYYGDLTPEEFVAMQKASQQKGQSYD; from the coding sequence ATGGCAAAAGTAAAATATTATTATGACCCAGACACTTTATCATATAGAAAGATAGAGGTTAAAAGAAGTGAAAAATATAAGAAAACTATCTTGGGACTACTTAGTTTTTTATTAATTGCTTTTTTCGGTTTTATAGGTTTTAGCCAGTTTTTAATGTCTCCAAAAGAGCGTGCTCAAAAGAGAGAATTAGAAAACTTAAAATTACATTACGAGTTGCTTTCTAAAAAAATGGAAGAAAGTGCTCAAATCTTAACCGATTTACAAGAAAGAGATAACAATATTTACAGAACATACTTTGAGGCAAGTCCAATACCAGAAGAGCAACGAAAAGCAGGTTTTGGTGGTGTAAATAGGTATAAACACTTAGATGGTTTTGATAATAGCTCAATGGTAAAAAAGGTAACAAAAGAGTTAGATATTTTATCAAAGCAAATGGTAGTACAATCTAAATCGTTAGATGAAATTGTTGAGCTAGCTAAAGAAAAAGAAAAAATGTTGGCTTCAATACCTGCTATTCAGCCAGTAAAAAATCAAGATTTAAAAAGAATGGCATCGGGTTATGGTATGCGTTTGCACCCTATATTAAAGTCGTGGCGTATGCATAATGGAATGGATTTTACAGCACCTACGGGTACACCAATTTTTGCATCAGGAAACGGTATTGTAAAAAAAGCACATAGAAGCTCTACTTTTGGTAAAGTAGTTTACATAAACCATGGATATGGTTACGAAACTGTTTATGCTCACATGAGTAAAATACTTGCCAAGAAAGGACAAAAAGTAAAACGTGGTGATTTAATAGGGTATGTAGGAAATACAGGACGTTCTGCAGCACCACATTTACACTACGAAGTACATAAAAATGGTAGACCTGTAAATCCTATTTACTATTACTACGGAGATTTAACTCCAGAAGAATTTGTAGCCATGCAAAAAGCTTCGCAACAAAAAGGTCAGTCGTATGACTAA
- a CDS encoding MerR family transcriptional regulator, translating into MYVDLPDKRYYKIGEVAKAFGVNSSLIRFWDKEFEIINPKKNAKGDRLFTQEDVKNFKIIYNLVKERGFTLDGAKQKLKKNPEGVLNNQEIISRLETVKAELIKIKNQL; encoded by the coding sequence ATGTATGTAGACTTACCCGATAAACGGTATTATAAAATAGGAGAAGTTGCTAAAGCTTTTGGGGTGAATAGTTCACTTATACGATTTTGGGATAAAGAGTTTGAAATTATCAATCCTAAAAAAAATGCCAAAGGCGATCGATTGTTTACACAAGAAGACGTAAAAAACTTTAAAATTATTTACAACCTTGTAAAAGAAAGAGGTTTTACCTTAGATGGCGCAAAACAAAAACTAAAGAAAAACCCAGAGGGAGTCTTAAATAATCAGGAAATTATTAGTAGATTAGAAACTGTAAAAGCAGAATTAATTAAAATTAAAAATCAATTATAA